The window TGGAGCGGCCACAGCGGCAAATGCCCGCAGCGGAATAAATCGTTAATGGGCTGTTATCAGTAAGCCCTGAGCTATTAAAGCCGCCTGCCGGGCGGCTTTTTTATTGCCCTGCACCTGCGCGCAGACAATCGCCCCTTCTTTTAACAGACATAAATCATCCGCCAGCTTTTTTGCTTTTCTGCTATCCAGCCATTGCCCCAGGTGTTTGCTCAGCATGCTGACAAGGCGGGTTTTATGCTGCGCACAGTGCTGATGAACCGGATGGGCAGGGTCGGTAAATTCGGCAGCGCTGTGCATAAAAAAACAACCGCGGAATTCCTGTAACTCGGCCACACGGTTATGAAACCAGTCATCCAGAGCGGAAAACCAGTGCTGCACCGTATCTTCTGTGCTGCTGGCGTTGCGGATACGTTGTTCAAGCCAGTTAAAAAATACCTCATCGCGATAGGCCAGCACCGCCAGTACCAGTTCATCTTTACTGGCGAAGTGGTGGTACAGGGTTTTTTTCGCAATACCGGCTTCCTGCAGAATCTGATTAATGCCAACGCCATGAATGCTGTCACGGTAAAACAAAGCAAAGGCGGTCTGTATCAGCTGTTGCTGCTTGGCGGGTACAGCATTGACTGCTGATGGTGTCGGTGAAGAATCGGTCATGGTAAGGCTCCGCTGATATGCCGATATTGACAAAGGTATACCGATTTGTCTACCTTGTGTTTAAGGTAGACCGATCGGTCTATTTGTTTGAGCTTAACGCTACAGCCGTTATCACAGGAGACACTATGCTTCATCTTTTACGCCACCCATCCATAACCTCGCTCAGGGCAGCTTTACTGGCCGGCGCCGGGGCAATGCTCTGTATCAGCAGCCTGGCATTACTGCAGCACTGGCAGCACAGCCTGCTGATCATGGCGCCTTTTGGTGCCACCATGGTGATTCTGTTTGCCTTGCCCGACAGTCCGCTGGCACAGCCGCGCAATATTATCGGTGGCCATCTGCTGACCGCTCTGATCGGCTTGCTGATGCTGCATTATGCAGAGGTCAGCCCGCTGACACTGGGGCTGGCGACTGGGCTTGGAGTCAGCCTGATGGTGCTGACCAATACTCTGCATCCGCCGGCCGGAGCGAATCCATTGCTGGTTATGCTGACGGTTCCTGAGTGGGATTTTTTACTGACTCCGGTGCTTAGCGGAGCCGTGCTGATTGTACTGTTCGGCGTGATCTACCACCGTATGATCAACCGTCGTGCGTATCCGTTGCGCTGGTTTTAACCTTTTTATCTGCGATGGCGGTCGGGGCATTGCGGCCGCTATAATCCGCCGATGACTGATTTCAATACTTCCCCCGAAACGACCGCGCCGGCGAAAACACTGCTGGTGATTGGCTATGTCTGGCCCGAACCCAATTCCTCGGCGGCGGGCAGCCGTATGCTGCAGCTGATTCAGGCGCTGCAGCAAGATGGTTATGCCGTGCACTATGGTTCACCGGCCGAGTTCAGTGAACATGCCGCCGATTTACCGGCGCTGAATATTCAGCCACATAAGCTGGCGCTGAACAGTTCGTCGTTCGATGACTTTATTCAACGGCTTAAACCTGATGCGGTGATGTTTGAC of the Thalassolituus hydrocarboniclasticus genome contains:
- a CDS encoding TetR/AcrR family transcriptional regulator; protein product: MTDSSPTPSAVNAVPAKQQQLIQTAFALFYRDSIHGVGINQILQEAGIAKKTLYHHFASKDELVLAVLAYRDEVFFNWLEQRIRNASSTEDTVQHWFSALDDWFHNRVAELQEFRGCFFMHSAAEFTDPAHPVHQHCAQHKTRLVSMLSKHLGQWLDSRKAKKLADDLCLLKEGAIVCAQVQGNKKAARQAALIAQGLLITAH
- a CDS encoding HPP family protein — translated: MLHLLRHPSITSLRAALLAGAGAMLCISSLALLQHWQHSLLIMAPFGATMVILFALPDSPLAQPRNIIGGHLLTALIGLLMLHYAEVSPLTLGLATGLGVSLMVLTNTLHPPAGANPLLVMLTVPEWDFLLTPVLSGAVLIVLFGVIYHRMINRRAYPLRWF